The Niallia alba genome includes a window with the following:
- a CDS encoding AI-2E family transporter: protein MDIRMKWYYRLGFTLLLFIVLFVFIKLSPIWLPILSLITKVIIPFIIGAFITYLLHPIVELLHKKGLHRGLSVALIYILFFGGIGYALYKGIPILIHQLEELTESAPELAARYKDLIDSIQNKMESWPFNLQEKVDRGIDLFETKMESLLNKVINGAMGIINYSIVIMLIPFISFYMLKDIDAVRKAFNGLIPNKWRNSAHLFLEDVNESLGSYIRGQLLVCTIIGVISMILFWVFHMKFALVLGIIVGITNVIPYFGPIIGAIPALIVASTVSVKMLIIVVIIIIILQFLEGNILSPYIVGKSTHMHPLFIMFALLLGEEVGGMIGMIVAVPLLSIAKVAIVHMRTHFGKKDPEIKRI from the coding sequence ATGGATATAAGAATGAAATGGTATTACCGGTTAGGGTTTACCTTATTACTTTTTATTGTATTATTTGTTTTTATAAAATTATCACCGATTTGGTTGCCTATTTTAAGCCTTATAACAAAAGTTATTATTCCTTTTATAATTGGAGCATTTATTACGTATTTATTACATCCGATTGTAGAATTACTACATAAAAAAGGCTTACATAGAGGTTTATCTGTTGCACTTATTTATATCCTTTTTTTTGGTGGGATTGGCTATGCCTTATATAAAGGGATTCCTATTCTTATCCATCAGCTTGAAGAACTTACGGAAAGTGCTCCTGAGCTTGCGGCACGATATAAAGATCTGATTGACTCCATCCAAAATAAAATGGAGTCATGGCCATTTAATTTACAGGAAAAGGTTGACCGGGGGATTGATTTATTTGAAACAAAGATGGAATCTCTTTTAAATAAAGTAATTAATGGGGCAATGGGGATTATTAATTATTCCATTGTCATTATGCTGATACCATTCATCTCTTTTTATATGTTAAAAGATATTGATGCTGTAAGAAAAGCTTTTAACGGCCTAATTCCAAATAAATGGCGCAACAGTGCTCATTTATTTTTAGAAGACGTAAATGAATCATTAGGCAGCTATATACGAGGGCAATTATTGGTTTGTACAATTATTGGAGTAATATCCATGATCCTATTTTGGGTTTTTCATATGAAATTTGCGCTTGTATTAGGAATCATCGTTGGGATAACGAATGTCATTCCCTATTTTGGTCCAATCATAGGTGCTATTCCTGCCTTAATCGTAGCAAGTACCGTTTCTGTTAAAATGCTAATTATTGTAGTCATCATCATTATTATTTTGCAATTTCTAGAAGGGAACATATTGTCGCCTTATATAGTTGGAAAAAGCACCCATATGCATCCGCTATTTATTATGTTTGCTCTTCTGCTTGGAGAAGAGGTTGGTGGAATGATTGGGATGATCGTAGCAGTTCCATTATTATCGATAGCGAAAGTGGCAATCGTTCATATGAGAACACACTTCGGGAAAAAAGACCCGGAAATTAAACGTATATAA